The Methanoregula boonei 6A8 genome has a window encoding:
- a CDS encoding AI-2E family transporter, protein MSFPSSLSVTERVLLCLGLLVIIVLGIKMTGSVVTILLVALVLALLLYPATRWLQQRGLPYPAAVGMVTLIAVICVVLFVELTVMSFNVIITDLPLYQQELALRLGDISTFLGSYGISTGFLFSSVPNLAAIIPALVSSLANLSADMMDLFFIAVTTFFILLEAPPMISRTEEMLKESPEKLWHLAKMSGFVVDFMVVRTETNFVHGILFGGSLALMGVHAAVLWGILTFVLGYIPYFGLILAAIPAIFFAWLQFGIWGAVAVVAIVCVLNLIVENPVFSYLASRKFEIPALVVIFSVIFWGWLLGLAGMLFSVPFTLMVVTLVSFSDELSWVNTLLGLDPLFVEKEGRGT, encoded by the coding sequence ATGTCATTTCCCTCTTCCCTCTCCGTGACCGAGCGCGTCCTGCTCTGCCTTGGGCTTCTGGTCATTATTGTCCTTGGGATAAAAATGACCGGCTCGGTTGTTACCATTCTTCTGGTCGCACTCGTGCTTGCCCTCCTGCTTTACCCGGCAACACGATGGCTGCAGCAGCGGGGCCTTCCCTATCCGGCGGCAGTTGGCATGGTGACACTCATTGCCGTGATCTGTGTCGTACTCTTCGTAGAGCTCACGGTCATGTCCTTTAATGTTATTATCACCGATCTCCCCCTGTACCAGCAGGAACTTGCGCTCAGGCTTGGCGATATCTCGACGTTCCTTGGATCCTACGGTATCAGCACCGGGTTTCTCTTTTCATCCGTACCCAACCTCGCAGCCATTATCCCGGCACTGGTCTCATCACTTGCAAACCTCAGCGCCGATATGATGGACCTTTTCTTTATCGCGGTTACCACGTTTTTCATCCTGCTCGAAGCCCCGCCAATGATTAGCCGGACAGAAGAGATGCTCAAAGAAAGCCCGGAGAAACTCTGGCACCTGGCAAAGATGAGCGGGTTTGTCGTGGATTTCATGGTCGTGCGCACCGAGACAAACTTCGTTCACGGGATACTTTTTGGCGGATCGCTTGCGCTGATGGGGGTGCATGCCGCGGTCCTCTGGGGGATTTTGACCTTTGTCCTTGGCTACATCCCGTACTTCGGCCTGATTCTCGCTGCGATCCCGGCCATTTTCTTTGCCTGGCTCCAGTTTGGAATCTGGGGAGCGGTTGCCGTTGTTGCCATTGTCTGCGTCCTCAACCTGATCGTGGAAAACCCGGTCTTCTCCTACCTTGCATCCCGCAAGTTCGAGATCCCGGCACTCGTTGTCATCTTCTCCGTGATCTTCTGGGGCTGGCTGCTTGGCCTTGCAGGGATGCTCTTTTCTGTTCCCTTCACCTTAATGGTAGTCACGCTCGTTTCGTTCTCCGATGAACTTTCGTGGGTCAACACCCTGCTCGGGCTCGATCCTCTTTTTGTGGAAAAAGAGGGGCGGGGTACATAA
- a CDS encoding TetR/AcrR family transcriptional regulator → MSGTEPAHEKRDAILRTALVLFCERGFHGTPTSLISREAGVATGTLFFYFPTKEELIDTLYRQIKGEAGAALKTGIDNEPAIQQKLCRVWENAIAWVTENPDKYRFMEQFAHSPFVSSTAHEEGMSHFLFLLELIREGIREGIIRDYDPALLCSILATSLSGIAPRITAEKDSAQKTLLTRQALAFLWNGLAAHPDACASPEDQETKKNKRGKRP, encoded by the coding sequence GTGAGCGGAACGGAACCGGCACACGAGAAAAGGGACGCGATTCTCAGAACGGCGCTCGTGCTCTTCTGCGAGCGCGGGTTTCACGGCACGCCGACATCGCTTATCTCCCGCGAGGCCGGGGTGGCAACCGGCACGCTCTTTTTTTATTTCCCCACAAAGGAAGAGCTCATCGACACCCTGTACCGCCAGATCAAGGGAGAAGCCGGCGCGGCTTTAAAAACTGGCATTGACAACGAACCAGCCATACAACAGAAGCTCTGCCGGGTATGGGAAAATGCAATTGCCTGGGTAACAGAAAACCCGGACAAATACCGGTTCATGGAGCAGTTTGCCCATTCGCCGTTTGTCTCCTCCACCGCACACGAAGAGGGCATGTCCCATTTTCTCTTTTTGCTGGAGCTGATCCGGGAGGGGATACGGGAGGGCATTATCCGGGACTACGACCCTGCACTTCTCTGCTCGATCCTTGCAACCTCACTTTCCGGGATTGCCCCCCGTATCACTGCAGAAAAAGATTCTGCACAAAAAACCCTTCTTACCCGGCAGGCCCTGGCATTCCTCTGGAACGGGCTTGCAGCACATCCTGATGCCTGCGCCAGCCCAGAAGATCAGGAAACAAAAAAGAACAAACGAGGCAAAAGACCATGA
- a CDS encoding Mrp/NBP35 family ATP-binding protein — protein MAEQTNGTPPEKPTKETCSHTCAGCPSASSCSEAKPGLPSKANIGVNHVILVLSGKGGVGKSTVSVNLAYALSGHGYNVGLLDLDLHGPTIPKMLGIESHKLLTLGKRIEPVHVTGSLSVISMALLLPDTSTPIIWRGPMKTAAIRQFLEDVNWGSLDYLVVDLPPGTGDEALSIVQLAPNVRGAVIVTTPQDVATLDSKKAIKFVEKLNIPVLGVIENMSGMICPHCGEEIDLFGKGGGKKIAEEFSVPFLGAIPLDIDMRKAGDEGRPFIIRRGDSATWASVDKVIESLIKVVEG, from the coding sequence ATGGCAGAACAAACTAATGGTACACCCCCGGAAAAACCCACAAAAGAGACCTGCTCACATACGTGCGCCGGTTGCCCCTCTGCGAGCAGTTGCTCCGAAGCAAAACCCGGCCTTCCTTCAAAAGCAAATATCGGGGTTAACCATGTAATCCTTGTGCTCTCAGGGAAAGGAGGTGTGGGAAAATCGACTGTTTCAGTCAACCTTGCTTATGCTTTGTCCGGCCATGGCTACAATGTCGGACTTCTTGACCTCGATCTCCACGGCCCAACTATTCCGAAAATGCTGGGCATTGAAAGCCATAAACTTCTTACATTAGGAAAGAGGATCGAACCGGTTCACGTTACCGGCTCGCTCTCGGTTATCTCCATGGCACTCCTTCTCCCGGATACGAGTACACCGATTATCTGGCGCGGACCCATGAAGACGGCGGCAATCCGTCAGTTCCTTGAAGATGTCAACTGGGGTTCGCTTGACTATCTCGTTGTGGATCTTCCCCCGGGCACGGGTGATGAGGCTCTTAGTATAGTCCAGCTTGCGCCTAATGTACGGGGTGCAGTGATTGTAACAACACCTCAGGATGTTGCTACGCTTGATTCCAAAAAGGCCATAAAATTTGTGGAAAAACTCAACATCCCGGTGCTTGGGGTCATCGAGAACATGAGCGGCATGATCTGCCCCCATTGCGGCGAGGAGATCGATCTCTTCGGTAAAGGTGGCGGTAAAAAGATTGCAGAAGAATTCTCGGTTCCCTTCCTTGGTGCGATCCCCCTGGATATTGATATGCGGAAGGCCGGTGACGAAGGACGACCGTTTATTATCCGGCGCGGAGACAGTGCCACGTGGGCAAGTGTAGACAAGGTTATAGAATCACTTATCAAGGTTGTTGAGGGATAG
- a CDS encoding MBL fold metallo-hydrolase, which yields MTTEVKPLVIPIPLGHVNAFLIRGTRPVLVDTGFPGSTPKILSALQKEGYKPWELGLIVITHAHLDHTGSAAALAGATGAPVLVHKAEAEYLSSGAGAPVVPATLTGRVLRMMIGKLAPRPELGVTPVIRIDAPYRLDAYGIDGAVIPTPGHTKGSLSVDLATGECIAGDLITGLFPPRKARLPIFAEDTALARENIRALLDRHPLIIYTGHGGPFSAPETEALLR from the coding sequence ATGACCACAGAGGTAAAGCCTTTAGTTATTCCCATCCCGCTTGGCCACGTGAATGCATTTTTGATTCGGGGCACCCGGCCGGTTCTCGTTGATACCGGTTTTCCGGGAAGCACCCCTAAGATCCTTTCCGCCCTGCAGAAAGAGGGGTATAAGCCGTGGGAACTCGGCCTGATCGTGATTACCCATGCACATCTCGATCACACCGGGAGTGCAGCGGCACTTGCCGGCGCCACCGGGGCACCCGTGCTCGTCCACAAAGCTGAAGCGGAATACCTCTCGTCCGGGGCAGGCGCACCGGTTGTCCCGGCAACACTGACCGGCCGCGTTCTCCGTATGATGATCGGGAAACTCGCCCCCCGGCCCGAGTTGGGAGTGACACCGGTGATCCGGATCGATGCACCGTACCGGCTCGATGCGTACGGGATTGACGGCGCGGTTATTCCCACGCCGGGCCACACGAAAGGATCGCTTTCTGTTGATCTTGCAACCGGGGAGTGCATTGCCGGCGATCTCATTACCGGCCTTTTCCCGCCCCGTAAGGCCCGGCTGCCGATCTTTGCCGAAGATACAGCGCTCGCCCGGGAGAATATCCGGGCGCTCCTGGACCGCCACCCGTTGATTATTTATACCGGCCATGGCGGGCCGTTTTCTGCACCGGAGACAGAGGCCCTCCTGAGGTGA
- a CDS encoding desulfoferrodoxin FeS4 iron-binding domain-containing protein — translation MVNVQKSGEIYRCMICGNVVVVKEAGGGEITCHNEPMQLVESPENKSG, via the coding sequence GTGGTAAACGTCCAGAAATCCGGTGAAATATACCGGTGCATGATATGCGGAAATGTCGTTGTGGTAAAAGAAGCAGGTGGCGGGGAAATTACCTGCCACAACGAGCCGATGCAGCTGGTAGAATCACCAGAGAACAAATCCGGGTAG
- a CDS encoding aldo/keto reductase, with protein sequence MLYRTVPKTGEQLSALGFGCMRYPSKNRGIDEERTIRQIRHAIDNGVNYFDTAPLYHLGKSEPILAKALQDGYRQKVKIATKLPHWTVKERADMDRILAKHLATLQTDHIDYYLLHSLAGESWERLLKLGILEFLDSAKASGKIKNAGFSFHGNFEEFKPIVDGYDWQFCQIQYNLLDEHNQAGTAGLRYSAGKGLAVMVMEPLRGGSLAGHVPDEVQKIYDRAPVKRSAAEWALRWVLDHPEVTVVLSGMNDEAQIDENIRTAGAVLPRSLTPEDRAILDDAKAAFRQLMKVGCTGCGYCMPCPAGVDIPGCFAFYNARHLFPKDKNPRFQYIGHHGGLLNKPSNAGLCKNCGKCEKACPQHLPIPRLLKDVKADMEGMAMLLVPVLKGGLWCMNAASGIRSVFSREKT encoded by the coding sequence ATGCTCTACCGTACCGTTCCAAAAACCGGCGAACAGCTTTCCGCGCTTGGCTTTGGCTGCATGCGCTACCCGTCAAAGAACCGGGGGATTGATGAAGAGCGGACGATCCGCCAGATCCGCCACGCGATCGATAACGGGGTCAATTATTTCGACACCGCTCCGCTCTACCACCTGGGAAAAAGCGAACCGATCCTTGCAAAGGCGCTCCAGGACGGGTACCGCCAAAAGGTAAAGATTGCAACAAAGCTTCCCCACTGGACGGTCAAGGAGCGTGCCGACATGGACCGGATCCTTGCAAAGCACCTGGCAACCCTCCAGACCGATCATATCGATTACTACCTGCTCCACAGCCTTGCCGGAGAGAGCTGGGAGAGACTCCTGAAGCTTGGGATCCTTGAGTTCCTCGATTCGGCAAAGGCATCCGGGAAGATCAAAAATGCCGGGTTCTCGTTCCACGGAAATTTCGAGGAATTTAAACCAATCGTGGACGGGTACGACTGGCAGTTCTGCCAGATCCAGTACAATCTTCTTGACGAGCACAACCAGGCCGGGACCGCCGGGCTCCGGTATTCCGCAGGAAAAGGACTCGCGGTGATGGTGATGGAGCCCCTGCGGGGGGGAAGCCTTGCCGGCCATGTACCGGACGAAGTGCAGAAGATCTATGACCGGGCACCGGTAAAAAGATCCGCGGCCGAATGGGCCCTGCGCTGGGTACTTGACCACCCGGAGGTGACCGTTGTCCTCTCGGGCATGAACGACGAGGCCCAGATCGACGAGAATATCCGTACAGCAGGTGCGGTCCTTCCCCGGTCACTCACACCCGAAGACCGGGCCATCCTGGACGATGCAAAGGCTGCATTCAGACAGCTCATGAAAGTGGGCTGCACCGGCTGCGGGTACTGCATGCCCTGCCCGGCCGGGGTGGATATCCCGGGTTGTTTTGCATTCTACAATGCCCGCCACCTCTTCCCCAAAGACAAAAATCCGCGTTTCCAGTACATCGGCCACCACGGAGGCCTCTTAAACAAGCCCTCAAATGCCGGCCTGTGCAAGAACTGCGGCAAGTGCGAGAAGGCCTGTCCCCAGCACCTGCCGATCCCCCGGCTCCTAAAGGATGTGAAAGCCGACATGGAGGGCATGGCAATGCTGCTTGTCCCGGTTCTTAAGGGAGGACTCTGGTGCATGAACGCGGCCTCGGGCATCCGCTCGGTCTTTTCCCGGGAGAAAACGTAA
- a CDS encoding ABC transporter ATP-binding protein, giving the protein MSEHVIAATGLTKKYGDLVAVNGVSLSVEKGALYGLLGPNGSGKSTMIKMLTGQIRPTAGTATVLGVDVQQDPVGVRERVGIIPEQETPPSFLTAHEYLQLVGAIRKIPDIEERAAWWFDFMDFGDKKDVLCKDLSRGTRQKLMFAQAFVHQPALALIDEPLINFDPIMQHQVKDYLAEYTKKGNTIFLSTHILEVAEEICSDFVILHKGNILHTGTVASLVAEHRHLDDFFLELVQRTRNV; this is encoded by the coding sequence ATGAGCGAACACGTGATCGCAGCCACCGGCCTTACCAAGAAGTACGGCGACCTTGTTGCCGTAAACGGTGTCAGCCTTTCTGTGGAGAAGGGCGCACTTTACGGTCTCCTGGGCCCCAATGGCTCCGGCAAGTCTACGATGATTAAGATGCTGACCGGCCAGATCCGGCCTACGGCCGGAACCGCAACCGTGCTTGGGGTTGATGTGCAGCAGGACCCTGTTGGGGTTCGGGAGCGTGTCGGGATCATCCCCGAACAGGAGACCCCACCCAGCTTCCTGACTGCACATGAATACCTACAGCTGGTAGGCGCAATCCGGAAGATCCCCGATATCGAAGAACGGGCTGCATGGTGGTTTGATTTCATGGACTTTGGGGACAAAAAAGACGTGCTCTGCAAGGATCTCTCCCGCGGCACCCGGCAGAAACTGATGTTTGCCCAGGCCTTCGTCCACCAGCCCGCGCTCGCGCTTATTGACGAACCACTCATCAACTTCGACCCCATCATGCAGCACCAGGTCAAGGACTACCTTGCTGAATACACAAAGAAGGGAAACACCATCTTCCTCTCCACCCACATCCTTGAAGTGGCCGAGGAGATCTGCTCGGATTTTGTGATCCTGCACAAGGGAAACATCCTCCATACCGGTACAGTCGCAAGCCTTGTCGCGGAGCACCGCCACCTTGACGATTTCTTCCTCGAACTCGTGCAGAGGACTAGGAATGTTTGA
- the gap gene encoding type I glyceraldehyde-3-phosphate dehydrogenase — protein MIKTIAINGLGRIGRLVLRHYAENPPGNIRLTTANSSTSLEDLAYLIKYDSVHGKAPFPVSYGEDYLTLGSHRLDVVNNRDPARIPWKEHGIDIVLECTGVFTKRIAAAAHITAGASRVIISAPSADADATFVIGVNERSFDPKKHHIVSNASCTTNSLAPVAKVLNDAFGIESLMMTTVHAYTASQALVDDSARTKRRGRAAAVSLVPSTTGAAEATALTIPALKGKMHAMAIRAPVPDGAITDIVVHVGRHVTVQEVNDILKMAAENELAGIMEYCEDELVSADIIGNPHSAIIDASSTAVVNGNVVKVMAWYDNEWGYARRLLDLASYIAGRMEAG, from the coding sequence ATCATCAAAACTATTGCAATTAACGGTCTTGGACGAATCGGGAGGCTGGTGCTCAGGCATTATGCAGAAAACCCGCCGGGTAATATCCGGCTTACTACCGCTAATTCCTCGACATCCCTGGAGGATCTTGCGTACCTGATCAAATACGATTCAGTTCATGGCAAAGCCCCATTTCCGGTGTCGTATGGCGAGGATTACCTCACGCTCGGATCCCACCGGCTTGACGTCGTGAATAACCGTGATCCGGCCCGGATCCCATGGAAGGAACACGGTATCGATATAGTGCTCGAATGCACCGGTGTGTTCACGAAGCGGATAGCGGCTGCTGCACATATCACAGCAGGTGCTTCCAGGGTTATCATCAGCGCCCCGTCAGCGGATGCTGATGCGACCTTCGTAATCGGTGTCAACGAGAGGTCCTTCGATCCGAAAAAACACCACATAGTCTCGAATGCATCTTGTACGACAAACAGTCTCGCTCCCGTGGCTAAAGTGCTCAATGATGCGTTCGGTATCGAATCCCTGATGATGACAACCGTTCACGCATATACCGCGAGTCAGGCGCTGGTTGACGACTCGGCACGAACCAAACGGCGGGGACGGGCTGCGGCAGTATCACTGGTCCCTTCGACAACCGGTGCCGCAGAGGCGACGGCATTGACCATCCCGGCACTGAAGGGTAAAATGCACGCGATGGCAATCCGTGCTCCCGTCCCGGATGGGGCGATCACCGATATCGTAGTGCATGTCGGACGGCACGTCACCGTTCAGGAGGTCAATGATATCCTGAAGATGGCAGCCGAAAACGAGTTGGCCGGCATCATGGAGTATTGCGAGGATGAGCTGGTGTCGGCCGATATCATCGGGAATCCGCATTCCGCAATCATCGATGCCTCATCGACCGCTGTTGTCAACGGGAATGTGGTCAAAGTGATGGCCTGGTACGACAACGAGTGGGGCTATGCGAGGCGACTGTTGGATCTCGCGTCATATATTGCAGGTCGCATGGAGGCCGGATGA
- a CDS encoding energy-coupling factor ABC transporter permease produces the protein MHIMEGYLPLNWCIFWYIVSAPFIIYGIYLLNKQVKEHRETLSLLAVSGAFIFLLSSLKMPSPVVGSCSHPTGTGLSTVLFGPFITCVLSAIVLIFQALFMAHGGITTLGANDFSMGIAGPLLGYLVYRVAKKVNLNIFVNIFLVAFVADLFTYVITAIELAAAFPATHGGFLVSFETFFAIYAVTQVPLAIVEGLLIALVFKYIVQSRGDILVKLKVLTPEQVTKIMEGFK, from the coding sequence ATGCACATCATGGAAGGATACTTACCCCTGAACTGGTGCATCTTCTGGTATATTGTATCTGCACCGTTCATCATCTATGGAATTTATCTGCTGAACAAACAGGTGAAGGAACACCGTGAGACCCTCTCGCTTCTTGCGGTTTCCGGTGCTTTTATCTTCCTGCTCTCGTCGCTGAAAATGCCCTCTCCGGTAGTGGGCAGCTGCTCCCACCCTACGGGGACCGGGCTATCGACCGTCCTCTTTGGCCCGTTCATCACCTGCGTTCTCAGCGCCATCGTACTTATATTCCAGGCACTTTTCATGGCCCACGGGGGGATTACCACGCTCGGGGCCAATGACTTCTCGATGGGAATTGCCGGGCCGCTCCTCGGGTATCTGGTATACCGGGTGGCAAAGAAAGTGAATCTGAACATATTCGTAAACATCTTCCTCGTCGCATTTGTTGCAGATCTCTTTACGTATGTTATCACGGCAATCGAGCTTGCCGCGGCCTTCCCGGCAACGCACGGCGGTTTCCTGGTCTCTTTTGAAACATTCTTTGCAATCTATGCAGTTACCCAGGTTCCCCTTGCGATCGTTGAAGGACTCCTTATCGCGCTCGTGTTCAAATATATCGTCCAGAGCCGGGGCGACATTCTCGTTAAACTCAAAGTGCTCACCCCGGAACAGGTGACAAAAATTATGGAGGGTTTTAAATGA
- the mgtA gene encoding magnesium-translocating P-type ATPase has protein sequence MFGKKTKQDQQQGNEQDTQLHALPVEGVFARLGTSPQGLSSAEATARAAKYGPNDISQVKKRPILLQYLEHFKNFLIIILLLAAVLSAFTGGVTSAIIIIIIVFISVTIDFFQEYRAGQAAELLRKKIITNASVLRDGTVQEVPIFELVPGDIIFLSAGDIVPADARMITGRDLYVNQSALTGEPYPAEKMPGVSDPAKPLAEAENYIFLGTSVVSGTATAVVTKTGAATEFGSVAKTLVARPPETEFERGLRHFSYLMTQFVFALVIFVFFVNALIKQDILNSLLFSVALAVGMVPELLPMILSLNLSKGAIAMSEKGAIVKHPASIQNFGSMDVLCTDKTGTLTDNQIALVRHLDTEGNDSEEVLTYSYINSTFGTGLKSPLDEAVLRFRHIDIGDYTKIDEIPFDFVRKRVSVVAKTKGGSVIIAKGAPEEVLRICTAEDKGGLIQSLDDEARARIQKIYDEQSTQGFRTLAVCYRTLTGDQTAFSIDDEKEMILVGLITFIDPPKESARESVELLARSGIELKILTGDNELVTRKTCELIGLPIKGVLTGAEIANLDTEGLSRVVNDITIFARVTPVQKNRVMNALKKNGHVVGFMGDGINDAPSIREADVGISVANAVDIAKESADIILLKNDLRILHDGVIEGRKTVGNTMKYILMNTSSNFGNMFSVAGASIFLPFLPMLPIQILLNNLLYSLSQVAIPTDNVDADYTKTPKKWDIGFIKDFTILFGPLSSIFDYITFFILLYFFEANSALFQTSWFVESICTQTLIVFVIRTRVVPFYTSRPSKLLVICAGIITAVGCILPFTILGAFFGFVQPPLTFYAALILIVGGYILLVELAKRWFYRRYASSVERKKMPSA, from the coding sequence ATGTTCGGCAAAAAGACAAAGCAGGATCAACAACAGGGTAACGAACAGGACACGCAGCTGCATGCCCTTCCCGTGGAAGGCGTATTTGCCCGGCTTGGCACCTCTCCCCAGGGACTCTCCTCCGCGGAAGCGACCGCCCGAGCGGCAAAGTACGGGCCAAACGATATCTCGCAGGTAAAAAAGCGCCCGATCCTGCTCCAGTACCTGGAGCACTTCAAGAATTTCCTGATCATCATCCTGCTTTTAGCGGCTGTACTCTCCGCGTTTACCGGCGGGGTCACAAGCGCGATTATTATCATTATTATCGTTTTTATCAGCGTCACCATCGACTTTTTCCAGGAATACCGGGCCGGACAGGCAGCCGAGCTCTTAAGAAAAAAGATCATCACCAATGCCTCGGTGCTCCGTGACGGGACCGTGCAGGAAGTCCCCATCTTCGAGCTTGTCCCGGGTGATATCATCTTCCTGTCTGCCGGGGATATCGTGCCCGCGGATGCGCGGATGATCACCGGCCGGGACCTGTATGTGAACCAGTCTGCCCTGACCGGTGAACCCTACCCTGCAGAAAAAATGCCCGGCGTTTCAGATCCTGCAAAACCCCTGGCAGAGGCAGAGAACTACATCTTTCTTGGAACCTCGGTCGTGAGCGGGACCGCGACTGCCGTTGTCACAAAGACCGGCGCTGCAACCGAGTTTGGGAGCGTGGCAAAGACGCTTGTGGCCCGCCCTCCCGAGACCGAGTTTGAGCGCGGCCTGCGGCACTTCAGCTACCTAATGACCCAGTTCGTTTTTGCCCTGGTCATTTTTGTCTTCTTTGTGAACGCGCTTATCAAGCAGGACATCTTAAACTCCCTTCTCTTCTCGGTCGCTCTTGCAGTAGGAATGGTGCCCGAGCTTTTGCCCATGATCCTCTCCCTCAATCTCTCCAAGGGTGCGATTGCTATGTCGGAGAAGGGGGCGATTGTCAAGCACCCGGCCTCGATCCAGAACTTCGGGAGCATGGACGTGCTCTGCACTGACAAGACCGGGACCCTTACCGACAACCAGATTGCACTTGTCCGGCATCTTGACACGGAGGGAAACGACAGCGAAGAGGTGCTCACCTACTCCTACATCAACAGCACTTTTGGCACCGGCCTCAAAAGCCCGCTCGACGAAGCGGTGCTCAGGTTCCGGCATATCGATATCGGCGACTATACCAAGATCGATGAGATCCCGTTTGACTTTGTCCGGAAAAGGGTCTCTGTTGTCGCAAAAACAAAAGGCGGATCGGTGATCATTGCAAAAGGCGCTCCTGAAGAGGTCCTGCGGATCTGTACAGCCGAGGATAAGGGCGGCCTTATCCAGTCACTGGACGATGAGGCCCGGGCCCGGATCCAGAAGATCTATGACGAGCAGAGCACCCAGGGTTTCCGGACGCTTGCAGTCTGTTACCGCACCCTGACCGGGGACCAGACCGCATTTTCCATAGATGACGAAAAGGAAATGATCCTTGTCGGGCTCATCACCTTTATTGACCCGCCAAAGGAGAGCGCCCGCGAATCAGTAGAACTCCTTGCCCGGTCCGGGATCGAACTCAAGATCCTGACCGGCGACAACGAGCTGGTCACAAGGAAAACCTGCGAGCTGATCGGCCTTCCCATAAAAGGTGTCCTCACCGGAGCCGAGATCGCAAACCTCGATACAGAAGGGCTCTCGCGGGTAGTAAACGACATTACCATCTTTGCGCGGGTAACCCCGGTCCAGAAAAACCGGGTGATGAATGCCTTAAAAAAGAACGGCCACGTGGTCGGGTTCATGGGCGACGGGATCAACGATGCACCTTCCATACGGGAGGCAGATGTCGGGATCTCGGTGGCAAACGCTGTGGATATCGCAAAAGAGTCCGCGGATATCATTCTCCTGAAAAACGATCTCCGGATACTCCATGACGGGGTGATTGAAGGGAGGAAGACGGTGGGGAACACCATGAAGTACATCCTCATGAACACCAGTTCCAATTTCGGGAACATGTTCAGCGTTGCCGGGGCCTCGATCTTCCTTCCCTTCCTTCCCATGCTCCCGATCCAGATCCTGCTCAACAACCTCCTCTACAGCCTATCCCAGGTGGCGATCCCGACCGACAACGTGGATGCGGATTATACCAAAACTCCCAAGAAATGGGACATAGGCTTCATCAAGGACTTCACCATCCTCTTTGGCCCTTTGAGTTCGATCTTCGATTACATCACCTTCTTTATCCTGCTCTATTTCTTCGAGGCCAACTCTGCGCTCTTCCAGACCTCGTGGTTCGTGGAATCGATCTGCACTCAGACGCTGATCGTCTTTGTTATCCGGACACGGGTTGTACCGTTCTATACGAGCAGGCCAAGCAAACTCCTTGTAATCTGTGCAGGAATCATTACCGCTGTCGGGTGCATCCTGCCGTTTACGATCCTCGGGGCATTCTTCGGGTTTGTCCAGCCGCCCCTGACATTCTATGCCGCATTAATTCTCATCGTGGGCGGGTACATCCTTCTCGTCGAACTGGCGAAACGGTGGTTCTACCGGAGATACGCATCCTCTGTTGAGAGAAAGAAAATGCCGAGTGCCTAA
- a CDS encoding energy-coupling factor ABC transporter substrate-binding protein, protein MIPGFFKKYKLEIIFIVFIVAFAVLFLYEQNTQAQAKWEGSDDQGSAAIEATGYTPWIQPLWTPPSSEVESLLFSIQSGLGAFVIGYFFGFYRGKRDSGNQA, encoded by the coding sequence ATGATCCCCGGATTCTTCAAAAAATACAAACTCGAGATCATCTTCATTGTGTTTATCGTTGCATTCGCAGTTCTATTCCTTTACGAGCAGAATACCCAGGCCCAGGCAAAATGGGAGGGATCGGACGATCAGGGCAGTGCAGCCATTGAGGCAACAGGATACACACCGTGGATTCAGCCGCTCTGGACCCCGCCCAGTTCCGAGGTTGAGTCGCTGCTCTTCAGTATTCAGTCCGGCCTTGGGGCATTTGTAATAGGGTACTTCTTCGGATTTTACCGGGGAAAACGGGATAGTGGGAACCAAGCGTAA